A genomic region of Trifolium pratense cultivar HEN17-A07 linkage group LG3, ARS_RC_1.1, whole genome shotgun sequence contains the following coding sequences:
- the LOC123916477 gene encoding transcription factor MAMYB — protein sequence MEFLDEDARPRFMFQSGAPAATESQPYEKPTKPLIAVTVAISSIFFALAIFVFQSEPYTSILIWFALSLLIGPFAPSSITGGDFRVGRGHVVNFPDQDTSTDDEDVRKRSQQRRSKPRRSEDVAAVVVPAPVVSNGGASKNRNGNGDGSGVALTAVVEETEWNEDDIEILKKQMVKHPVGKPGRWEAIAEAFGGRHKAESVVKKAKNLGEKKVDDSDSYDQFLKKRKALDKRLVEEGGGEVATVEKGESVWSSNEDIALLNALKAFPKDVAMRWEKVAAAVPGKSKAACMKRIAELKKGFRTAKSGSEV from the coding sequence ATGGAGTTCTTGGACGAAGACGCGAGACCGAGGTTTATGTTTCAGTCAGGTGCACCAGCAGCCACTGAATCACAGCCTTACGAGAAACCAACGAAGCCGTTAATCGCTGTAACCGTTGCAATCTCTTCAATTTTCTTCGCTCTCGCTATCTTCGTTTTCCAATCGGAACCTTACACATCGATTCTCATCTGGTTCGCACTCTCTCTTCTCATTGGTCCTTTTGCTCCGAGCTCAATCACCGGCGGTGATTTCCGTGTCGGACGTGGTCATGTCGTTAATTTTCCTGATCAGGATACATCAACCGATGATGAAGACGTCAGGAAAAGATCTCAGCAGCGCCGATCTAAGCCGCGTAGATCGGAGGATGTTGCGGCTGTAGTTGTTCCGGCGCCGGTAGTTTCAAACGGAGGTGCGTCGAAGAATCGAAATGGTAATGGTGACGGAAGCGGTGTTGCATTGACGGCGGTGGTGGAAGAAACGGAATGGAACGAAGATGACattgagattttgaagaagcAGATGGTGAAACATCCGGTGGGGAAACCAGGACGGTGGGAGGCAATAGCGGAGGCGTTCGGAGGGCGGCATAAGGCGGAAAGTGTGGTAAAGAAGGCGAAGAATTTGGGGGAGAAGAAGGTTGATGATTCGGATTCGTATGATCagtttttgaagaaaagaaaagcgtTGGATAAGAGACTTGTTGAAGAAGGAGGAGGAGAAGTAGCGACGGTTGAGAAAGGTGAAAGTGTTTGGAGTTCAAATGAGGATATTGCTTTGTTGAATGCTTTGAAAGCTTTTCCTAAAGATGTTGCAATGAGATGGGAGAAAGTTGCTGCTGCTGTTCCGGGAAAATCGAAAGCAGCTTGTATGAAAAGAATTGCTGAATTGAAGAAAGGGTTTCGTACTGCGAAATCTGGATCAGAAGTTTAG
- the LOC123916475 gene encoding probable serine/threonine-protein kinase WNK6 isoform X1, with amino-acid sequence MSLMGTESSEEAAGHPEPPDPDVEEIDPTCRYIKYKEVIGKGAFKTVYRAFDEVNGNEVAWGQVQIDEMLKRPGDLDKLYSEVYLLKSVKHNNIVRFYNSWVDDKRKTFNMITELFTSGSLRQYRKIHKNVDLKAVKGWARQILSGLNYLHNHNPPIIHRDLKCDNIFINGHQGEVKIGDLGLATFMTQANAKTVTGTPEFMAPEVYDENYNELADIYSFGMCMLELVTLENPYSECINSAQIFKRVSSGIMPVALSKVIDPEIKAFIEKCLVPASQRLSAKELLMDPFVQVNDSAKNISFPLPDIVLPKLGASENRCVMSEGPASASIEAISTDLCGTKLPVITVLDNSTIDVSSSPSVEIRRLKGGVTYFLKGDQNDENSVSLVLRIADQKGQARNIHFIFFLASDTAVSVSKEMVEQPELADQNVIFIAELIDLLLMKLVPKWKPCVAIDHLVSANGKWTSANQLCVSELAKNKGSPKHSTGDASPSTSFGRSAAKKNFDNMDLCSEMSHASATSDINDKFSMVSFMSAQSRFDGGSQNSFASEIWGSSSYRSKCLDTRSNSMASFSSYPISVSSMPELDDELRVELEMIEQKFQEAIRDLSRKRCQAIEEIKKKMSEKMVSS; translated from the exons ATGAGTTTGATGGGTACGGAAAGCTCGGAAGAAGCTGCAGGGCACCCTGAGCCACCTGATCCTGATGTCGAAGAAATTGATCCTACTTGTCGTTACATTAAG TATAAAGAAGTGATCGGCAAAGGTGCATTCAAAACTGT TTACAGGGCATTTGATGAAGTAAATGGAAATGAAGTTGCATGGGGACAGGTTCAGATTGATGAGATGTTAAAGAGACCGGGTGACTTAGACAAGCTATACTCAGAAGTGTATCTTTTAAAATCAGTGAAGCACAATAACATCGTAAGATTCTACAATTCTTGGGTTGATGACAAGCGAAAGACGTTTAATATGATTACTGAGCTGTTTACCTCGGGTAGCCTTAGACA GTATCGTAAAATACACAAGAACGTAGACTTGAAGGCTGTTAAAGGATGGGCAAGACAGATTCTATCGGGTTTAAACTACCTCCACAATCATAACCCGCCAATTATACACAGGGACTTGAAATGTGATAATATATTTATCAATGGTCACCAAGGAGAAGTTAAAATTGGCGATTTAGGGCTGGCGACTTTCATGACGCAGGCTAATGCTAAGACTGTTACCg GTACTCCGGAGTTTATGGCACCTGAAGTGTATGATGAAAATTACAACGAATTAGCCGACATATATTCATTTGGTATGTGCATGCTTGAGTTGGTGACTTTGGAGAATCCTTACAGTGAATGCATAAACTCGGCGCAGATATTCAAGAGAGTTTCATCT GGTATAATGCCTGTTGCACTTTCGAAAGTGATAGATCCAGAGATAAAAGCATTTATTGAGAAATGTCTTGTTCCAGCATCCCAAAGATTGTCAGCAAAGGAGCTTCTGATGGACCCTTTTGTTCAAGTGAATGATTCTGCAAAGAACATTTCTTTTCCGTTGCCAGATATTGTTCTTCCCAAATTGGGAGCCTCTGAAAACAGATGTGTGATGTCAGAAGGTCCTGCTAGTGCAAGTATTGAGGCCATTTCTACGGATCTCTGTGGCACTAAACTGCCTGTGATCACTGTACTTGATAACTCCACTATTGATGTGTCATCTTCTCCAAGTGTTGAGATAAGAAGGTTGAAGGGAGGTGTTACCTACTTTCTAAAAGGTGATCAAAATGATGAGAATTCTGTATCATTAGTTCTGCGGATAGCTGATCAAAAGG GACAAGCAAGAAATATCCATTTCATATTCTTCCTTGCCAGTGATACTGCTGTCTCAGTTTCAAAGGAAATGGTTGAGCAACCTGAACTTGCTGATCAGAATGTAATATTTATAGCCGAGTTAATTGATTTGTTATTGATGAAATTGGTTCCTAAATGGAAACCTTGTGTAGCAATTGATCATTTGGTTTCTGCAAATGGTAAATGGACTAGTGCTAACCAGCTGTGTGTCTCGGAATTGGCTAAAAACAAAGGAAGCCCAAAACATTCTACTGGAGATGCAAGTCCCTCAACCTCATTTGGAAGATCAGCTGCAAAAAAGAACTTTGACAATATGGATTTATGCTCCGAGATGTCACATGCTTCTGCAACATCAGACATCAATGATAAGTTTTCTATGGTTTCATTTATGTCTGCTCAATCGAGATTTGATGGAGGGAGTCAAAACTCGTTTGCATCTGAAATATGGGGATCATCTAGTTATAGGAGCAAGTGTTTAGACACGAGAAGCAACAGTATGGCGAGCTTCTCAAGTTATCCCATTAGTGTTTCCTCCATGCCTGAACTTGATGATGAGTTGAGAGTAGAGTTAGAAATGATCGAACAAAAATTTCAAGAGGCAATTAGAGATTTGTCAAGAAAAAGGTGTCAGGCCATTGAGgagattaaaaagaaaatgtcGGAGAAGATGGTATCATCATAG
- the LOC123916475 gene encoding probable serine/threonine-protein kinase WNK6 isoform X2 has translation MSKKLILLVVTLSYRAFDEVNGNEVAWGQVQIDEMLKRPGDLDKLYSEVYLLKSVKHNNIVRFYNSWVDDKRKTFNMITELFTSGSLRQYRKIHKNVDLKAVKGWARQILSGLNYLHNHNPPIIHRDLKCDNIFINGHQGEVKIGDLGLATFMTQANAKTVTGTPEFMAPEVYDENYNELADIYSFGMCMLELVTLENPYSECINSAQIFKRVSSGIMPVALSKVIDPEIKAFIEKCLVPASQRLSAKELLMDPFVQVNDSAKNISFPLPDIVLPKLGASENRCVMSEGPASASIEAISTDLCGTKLPVITVLDNSTIDVSSSPSVEIRRLKGGVTYFLKGDQNDENSVSLVLRIADQKGQARNIHFIFFLASDTAVSVSKEMVEQPELADQNVIFIAELIDLLLMKLVPKWKPCVAIDHLVSANGKWTSANQLCVSELAKNKGSPKHSTGDASPSTSFGRSAAKKNFDNMDLCSEMSHASATSDINDKFSMVSFMSAQSRFDGGSQNSFASEIWGSSSYRSKCLDTRSNSMASFSSYPISVSSMPELDDELRVELEMIEQKFQEAIRDLSRKRCQAIEEIKKKMSEKMVSS, from the exons ATGTCGAAGAAATTGATCCTACTTGTCGTTACATTAAG TTACAGGGCATTTGATGAAGTAAATGGAAATGAAGTTGCATGGGGACAGGTTCAGATTGATGAGATGTTAAAGAGACCGGGTGACTTAGACAAGCTATACTCAGAAGTGTATCTTTTAAAATCAGTGAAGCACAATAACATCGTAAGATTCTACAATTCTTGGGTTGATGACAAGCGAAAGACGTTTAATATGATTACTGAGCTGTTTACCTCGGGTAGCCTTAGACA GTATCGTAAAATACACAAGAACGTAGACTTGAAGGCTGTTAAAGGATGGGCAAGACAGATTCTATCGGGTTTAAACTACCTCCACAATCATAACCCGCCAATTATACACAGGGACTTGAAATGTGATAATATATTTATCAATGGTCACCAAGGAGAAGTTAAAATTGGCGATTTAGGGCTGGCGACTTTCATGACGCAGGCTAATGCTAAGACTGTTACCg GTACTCCGGAGTTTATGGCACCTGAAGTGTATGATGAAAATTACAACGAATTAGCCGACATATATTCATTTGGTATGTGCATGCTTGAGTTGGTGACTTTGGAGAATCCTTACAGTGAATGCATAAACTCGGCGCAGATATTCAAGAGAGTTTCATCT GGTATAATGCCTGTTGCACTTTCGAAAGTGATAGATCCAGAGATAAAAGCATTTATTGAGAAATGTCTTGTTCCAGCATCCCAAAGATTGTCAGCAAAGGAGCTTCTGATGGACCCTTTTGTTCAAGTGAATGATTCTGCAAAGAACATTTCTTTTCCGTTGCCAGATATTGTTCTTCCCAAATTGGGAGCCTCTGAAAACAGATGTGTGATGTCAGAAGGTCCTGCTAGTGCAAGTATTGAGGCCATTTCTACGGATCTCTGTGGCACTAAACTGCCTGTGATCACTGTACTTGATAACTCCACTATTGATGTGTCATCTTCTCCAAGTGTTGAGATAAGAAGGTTGAAGGGAGGTGTTACCTACTTTCTAAAAGGTGATCAAAATGATGAGAATTCTGTATCATTAGTTCTGCGGATAGCTGATCAAAAGG GACAAGCAAGAAATATCCATTTCATATTCTTCCTTGCCAGTGATACTGCTGTCTCAGTTTCAAAGGAAATGGTTGAGCAACCTGAACTTGCTGATCAGAATGTAATATTTATAGCCGAGTTAATTGATTTGTTATTGATGAAATTGGTTCCTAAATGGAAACCTTGTGTAGCAATTGATCATTTGGTTTCTGCAAATGGTAAATGGACTAGTGCTAACCAGCTGTGTGTCTCGGAATTGGCTAAAAACAAAGGAAGCCCAAAACATTCTACTGGAGATGCAAGTCCCTCAACCTCATTTGGAAGATCAGCTGCAAAAAAGAACTTTGACAATATGGATTTATGCTCCGAGATGTCACATGCTTCTGCAACATCAGACATCAATGATAAGTTTTCTATGGTTTCATTTATGTCTGCTCAATCGAGATTTGATGGAGGGAGTCAAAACTCGTTTGCATCTGAAATATGGGGATCATCTAGTTATAGGAGCAAGTGTTTAGACACGAGAAGCAACAGTATGGCGAGCTTCTCAAGTTATCCCATTAGTGTTTCCTCCATGCCTGAACTTGATGATGAGTTGAGAGTAGAGTTAGAAATGATCGAACAAAAATTTCAAGAGGCAATTAGAGATTTGTCAAGAAAAAGGTGTCAGGCCATTGAGgagattaaaaagaaaatgtcGGAGAAGATGGTATCATCATAG